In Zingiber officinale cultivar Zhangliang chromosome 8B, Zo_v1.1, whole genome shotgun sequence, a single genomic region encodes these proteins:
- the LOC122016931 gene encoding uncharacterized protein LOC122016931 — MGASESLLSKQQQQQPIDEITTVSERTESVDPLLERVRALKIAPPLLNSPLPTESSLSDILVRKPSSSSSAPISGTLNPKVLMELFSVYREWQEEKASKISKKQEEIENKIDTADALAIKLLQRFNYSVSSMRSTANSLAEVNQLQVDVGELKGRLTEVISNCDALCKRIATEGPESLRSSVSSFSTSNLETQTNYSSRKSSQTTEQQFALDFMKPS; from the exons ATGGGCGCCTCCGAGTCCCTCCTTTCcaagcaacagcagcaacaa CCGATCGATGAAATCACCACCGTTTCTGAGAGGACCGAGAGCGTAGATCCCCTTCTGGAGCGCGTCAGGGCCCTCAAGATC GCGCCGCCGCTGCTTAACTCGCCGCTTCCGACGGAATCCAGCTTATCCGATATTCTTGTCAGGAAACCCTCGTCATCGTCGTCCGCACCTATTTCAG GTACTTTGAATCCAAAGGTTCTGATGGAGCTCTTCTCTGTGTACCGTGAGTGGCAGGAAGAGAAGGCCAGTAAAATCAGCAAGAAGCAG GAAGAGATCGAAAACAAGATTGATACTGCAGATGCTTTGGCAATTAAGCTTCTTCAGCGCTTCAATTATTCAGTTTCCTCCATGAGATCAACTGCTAACAGTCTGGCTGAAG TGAATCAATTACAGGTAGATGTTGGTGAACTCAAAGGCAGGCTTACTGAAGTGATAAGCAATTGTGACGCCCTATGCAAGAGAATTGCGACAGAAGGGCCTGAATCGCTCAGGTCCTCTGTAAGTTCATTCTCCACCAGCAACCTGGAAACACAGACCAATTATTCATCGAGAAAGAGTTCTCAAACAACCGAGCAGCAGTTTGCCTTGGACTTTATGAAACCTTCCTAA
- the LOC122016474 gene encoding zinc finger protein CONSTANS-LIKE 15-like isoform X2: MAEANDAAGRRAACEYCGEAPAVLFCRADSARLCVACDRLVHTANTLSQKHVRSLICDNCGAMPAAARCVADGLALCADCDWDSHGGSEDGGGGANHRHHHHPVVPIEGFSGCPTALELAVSWGFDLAASKDLDHPPPQPLNLPPDQFLFDWSSLDPVPGADLEFKDLYVPCAPKIQSVGVKRPRNSHNMHQLCQQLMEISRTELAAAVAGDVSPSSPCRTATGSFEDLQESQPMPFTSLLMLPPTELKGSDRLLEENDLPWDYGPPENSAQIWDFNLGRSRDQKECSALEMAYGAHNAGFMIKSYDDLLKENSFTTKKMVDDIGDPSCPSSNDDILSFNAHHVQSNNNTAKPAAKLKHNSTYSVKGPTSSVNMSTVLFTSSQDHGSVKQISFGETSSGNDMIKETKMDSELLAKNRGNAMIRYREKKKTRRYDKQIRYESRKARADTRKRVKGRFVKSTEEE; the protein is encoded by the exons ATGGCGGAGGCGAACGACGCGGCGGGGCGGCGTGCGGCGTGCGAATACTGCGGCGAGGCGCCGGCCGTGCTTTTCTGCCGGGCGGACTCGGCTAGGCTTTGCGTGGCTTGTGACCGCCTCGTGCACACGGCCAACACCCTGTCTCAGAAGCACGTGCGCTCGCTGATCTGCGACAACTGCGGGGCGATGCCAGCCGCTGCTCGGTGCGTCGCCGACGGTCTCGCCCTCTGCGCCGACTGCGACTGGGACTCGCATGGTGGATCCGAAGACGGAGGCGGCGGAGCGAACCATCGCCACCACCACCACCCGGTGGTCCCGATCGAGGGGTTTTCCGGATGCCCCACCGCTCTCGAGCTCGCCGTCTCCTGGGGTTTCGATCTCGCTGCCTCCAAGGATCTAGATCATCCCCCTCCTCAACCTTTAAACCTTCCTCCCGATCAGTTTCTCTTCGATTGGTCGTCTTTGGATCCAGTTCCAGGAGCCGATCTAGAGTTTAAGGACCTCTATGTGCCATGCGCCCCCAAAATCCAGAGCGTGGGGGTTAAGCGGCCAAGGAACTCCCACAATATGCATCAGCTGTGCCAGCAACTGATGGAGATTTCCAGGACGGAACTGGCCGCTGCCGTGGCCGGCGATGTTAGCCCGAGTTCGCCGTGCCGGACTGCTACAGGAAGCTTCGAAGATCTCCAGGAGTCTCAGCCAATGCCGTTCACCTCACTGCTCATGCTTCCACCGACAGAGCTGAAGGGGAGCGATCGGCTCTTGGAGGAGAACGATCTGCCGTGGGATTACGGACCCCCGGAAAATTCCGCGCAG ATATGGGATTTTAACCTTGGGAGATCAAGAGACCAGAAGGAATGTAGTGCACTTGAAATGGCATATGGCGCCCACAACGCTGGTTTCATGATCAAGAGTTACGATGATCTTCTCAAGGAGAATTCATTCACAACTAAGAAAATGGTGGATGACATAGGCGACCCAAGTTGTCCCTCCTCAAATGATGACATCTTGTCATTTAATGCACACCACGTACAGTCTAATAAC AACACAGCAAAGCCTGCAGCCAAATTGAAGCACAATTCAACCTACTCAGTTAAAGGACCAACATCCTCGGTAAACATGTCGACTGTACTATTTACTTCATCGCAAGATCATGGCAGTGTCAAACAAATTTCTTTCGGTGAAACATCATCCGGCAATGACATGATCAAAGAAACAAAGATGGACAGCGAGCTGTTGGCGAAAAACAGGGGCAACGCCATGATACGCTACAGGGAGAAGAAGAAAACTCGCAG ATACGATAAACAGATTCGTTATGAGTCTAGAAAGGCAAGAGCTGACACGAGGAAGAGAGTGAAGGGTCGATTTGTGAAGTCCACCGAGGAGGAATAG
- the LOC122016474 gene encoding zinc finger protein CONSTANS-LIKE 9-like isoform X1: MAEANDAAGRRAACEYCGEAPAVLFCRADSARLCVACDRLVHTANTLSQKHVRSLICDNCGAMPAAARCVADGLALCADCDWDSHGGSEDGGGGANHRHHHHPVVPIEGFSGCPTALELAVSWGFDLAASKDLDHPPPQPLNLPPDQFLFDWSSLDPVPGADLEFKDLYVPCAPKIQSVGVKRPRNSHNMHQLCQQLMEISRTELAAAVAGDVSPSSPCRTATGSFEDLQESQPMPFTSLLMLPPTELKGSDRLLEENDLPWDYGPPENSAQIWDFNLGRSRDQKECSALEMAYGAHNAGFMIKSYDDLLKENSFTTKKMVDDIGDPSCPSSNDDILSFNAHHVQSNNQNTAKPAAKLKHNSTYSVKGPTSSVNMSTVLFTSSQDHGSVKQISFGETSSGNDMIKETKMDSELLAKNRGNAMIRYREKKKTRRYDKQIRYESRKARADTRKRVKGRFVKSTEEE; the protein is encoded by the exons ATGGCGGAGGCGAACGACGCGGCGGGGCGGCGTGCGGCGTGCGAATACTGCGGCGAGGCGCCGGCCGTGCTTTTCTGCCGGGCGGACTCGGCTAGGCTTTGCGTGGCTTGTGACCGCCTCGTGCACACGGCCAACACCCTGTCTCAGAAGCACGTGCGCTCGCTGATCTGCGACAACTGCGGGGCGATGCCAGCCGCTGCTCGGTGCGTCGCCGACGGTCTCGCCCTCTGCGCCGACTGCGACTGGGACTCGCATGGTGGATCCGAAGACGGAGGCGGCGGAGCGAACCATCGCCACCACCACCACCCGGTGGTCCCGATCGAGGGGTTTTCCGGATGCCCCACCGCTCTCGAGCTCGCCGTCTCCTGGGGTTTCGATCTCGCTGCCTCCAAGGATCTAGATCATCCCCCTCCTCAACCTTTAAACCTTCCTCCCGATCAGTTTCTCTTCGATTGGTCGTCTTTGGATCCAGTTCCAGGAGCCGATCTAGAGTTTAAGGACCTCTATGTGCCATGCGCCCCCAAAATCCAGAGCGTGGGGGTTAAGCGGCCAAGGAACTCCCACAATATGCATCAGCTGTGCCAGCAACTGATGGAGATTTCCAGGACGGAACTGGCCGCTGCCGTGGCCGGCGATGTTAGCCCGAGTTCGCCGTGCCGGACTGCTACAGGAAGCTTCGAAGATCTCCAGGAGTCTCAGCCAATGCCGTTCACCTCACTGCTCATGCTTCCACCGACAGAGCTGAAGGGGAGCGATCGGCTCTTGGAGGAGAACGATCTGCCGTGGGATTACGGACCCCCGGAAAATTCCGCGCAG ATATGGGATTTTAACCTTGGGAGATCAAGAGACCAGAAGGAATGTAGTGCACTTGAAATGGCATATGGCGCCCACAACGCTGGTTTCATGATCAAGAGTTACGATGATCTTCTCAAGGAGAATTCATTCACAACTAAGAAAATGGTGGATGACATAGGCGACCCAAGTTGTCCCTCCTCAAATGATGACATCTTGTCATTTAATGCACACCACGTACAGTCTAATAAC CAGAACACAGCAAAGCCTGCAGCCAAATTGAAGCACAATTCAACCTACTCAGTTAAAGGACCAACATCCTCGGTAAACATGTCGACTGTACTATTTACTTCATCGCAAGATCATGGCAGTGTCAAACAAATTTCTTTCGGTGAAACATCATCCGGCAATGACATGATCAAAGAAACAAAGATGGACAGCGAGCTGTTGGCGAAAAACAGGGGCAACGCCATGATACGCTACAGGGAGAAGAAGAAAACTCGCAG ATACGATAAACAGATTCGTTATGAGTCTAGAAAGGCAAGAGCTGACACGAGGAAGAGAGTGAAGGGTCGATTTGTGAAGTCCACCGAGGAGGAATAG